In the Pseudomonas sp. DTU_2021_1001937_2_SI_NGA_ILE_001 genome, one interval contains:
- a CDS encoding TonB-dependent siderophore receptor — protein MPTRHTLTPLARALVLGGALGHGLSKPLLGGLLTLACASMAQAQDYAFSIPAQPLSSALAAFGQQAQVQILYRPEDVQGKRSTALNGSRSAGAGIAELLRGTGLSFTLQGDSITLGTTRSGADQGIELGATNIDSRTLGASTEDTGSYTTGTMRTATKLPLSIRETPQAVSVITRQQMDDQNLTTVQEAVSRAPGLTMQKIGPERYTFYARGSQISNMMYDGLPTLMLSADDAVTPANLAMYDHIEITRGATGLVQGAGTPSAAINLVRKRPTADPRARVSLSAGSWDNYRGEFDVSGPLNDSKTLRGRTVVTYQDRNSFMDTTEKEHSLFYSVGEADIGENTTVTVGASYQNENNNVGWNGLPVAANGADYHLSRSRNFAGDWEYWDKRTQMLFVDIEHRLDNDWKLRLAGSKSWSDQNYLGSYPGRLSSNVGSLSIRASGGGAKDMQSSYDFFASGPFQFLGRTHELVIGANKRVDDYFMNSSGVSNLATNINPYTFDAHSTVKPTLNLHDVGDKRDTTQEGVYTAARFSVTDRLKFILGARLDWYDYTYDYNFRGDQSTTTSKATRHPTRYAGALYDLDEHHTIFASYTDIFQPQTYRDTSNSLLEPVEGENYEIGIKGEYFGGALNTSFSVFEVMQRNRGTQVDDQTTCASYPTTTCYEAAGKVRTQGIDMEISGALTPNWQLSAGYTFSQARYRTAQGNFQRGDNFDTDLPSHQFKLATMYKLPGELERWRVGGSFYSQSSIYNKGTTAGVQYQIDQPSYYVVDLMAGFQATKQLDLRFALNNVFDKKYYQTISQNTSSWPTAFYGDPRNFQVTASYEF, from the coding sequence ATGCCAACACGACACACATTGACCCCACTGGCCAGGGCGCTGGTGCTGGGCGGGGCCTTGGGCCATGGCCTTTCCAAACCGCTGCTGGGCGGCCTACTGACGCTGGCCTGCGCCTCGATGGCCCAGGCCCAGGACTATGCGTTCAGTATTCCGGCGCAGCCGCTGTCTTCGGCCCTCGCCGCCTTCGGCCAGCAGGCCCAGGTGCAGATCCTCTACCGCCCCGAAGACGTACAGGGCAAACGCAGCACGGCGCTCAACGGTTCCCGTTCGGCGGGCGCCGGCATCGCCGAATTGCTGCGCGGCACGGGGCTGTCGTTCACCCTGCAGGGTGACTCCATCACCCTCGGCACGACCCGCTCCGGCGCGGACCAGGGCATCGAGCTGGGCGCGACCAACATCGACAGCCGCACGCTGGGCGCCAGCACCGAAGACACCGGTTCCTACACCACCGGCACCATGCGCACCGCCACCAAGCTGCCGCTGAGCATCCGAGAAACACCGCAAGCGGTGTCGGTCATCACCCGCCAGCAGATGGACGACCAGAACCTGACCACCGTCCAGGAAGCGGTGAGCCGGGCGCCGGGCCTGACCATGCAGAAGATCGGCCCGGAGCGCTACACCTTCTACGCCCGTGGTTCGCAGATCAGCAACATGATGTACGACGGCCTGCCGACCCTGATGCTCAGCGCCGACGACGCCGTCACCCCGGCCAACCTGGCCATGTACGACCACATCGAGATCACTCGCGGCGCCACCGGCCTGGTGCAGGGTGCCGGCACCCCCTCGGCGGCCATCAACCTGGTGCGCAAGCGCCCCACCGCCGATCCGCGGGCCAGGGTCAGCCTCAGCGCCGGCAGTTGGGACAACTACCGTGGCGAGTTCGACGTGTCCGGGCCGCTGAACGACAGCAAGACCCTGCGCGGGCGTACCGTGGTCACCTACCAGGACCGCAACAGCTTCATGGACACCACCGAGAAAGAGCACAGCCTGTTCTATTCGGTGGGTGAAGCGGACATCGGCGAGAACACCACGGTCACCGTGGGTGCCTCGTACCAGAACGAAAACAACAACGTGGGCTGGAACGGCCTGCCGGTGGCCGCCAACGGCGCCGACTACCACCTGTCGCGTTCGCGCAACTTCGCCGGCGACTGGGAATACTGGGACAAACGCACCCAGATGCTCTTCGTCGACATCGAGCATCGTCTGGACAACGACTGGAAACTGCGCCTGGCCGGCAGCAAGAGCTGGTCGGACCAGAACTACCTGGGCAGCTACCCGGGCCGGCTCAGCTCCAACGTCGGCAGCCTGAGCATCCGTGCCAGCGGCGGCGGCGCCAAGGATATGCAGAGCAGCTACGACTTCTTCGCCAGCGGGCCGTTCCAGTTCCTCGGCCGCACCCATGAACTGGTCATCGGCGCCAACAAGCGGGTCGACGACTACTTCATGAACAGCTCCGGGGTCAGCAACCTGGCGACCAACATCAACCCCTACACCTTCGACGCGCATTCCACGGTCAAGCCGACCCTGAACCTGCACGACGTGGGTGACAAACGCGACACCACCCAGGAAGGCGTCTACACCGCGGCGCGTTTCAGCGTCACCGACCGCCTGAAGTTCATCCTCGGCGCGCGCCTGGACTGGTACGACTACACCTACGACTACAACTTCCGCGGCGATCAGTCGACCACCACGTCCAAGGCCACCCGCCATCCGACCCGCTATGCCGGCGCGCTGTACGACCTGGACGAGCACCACACGATCTTCGCCAGCTACACCGATATCTTCCAGCCGCAGACCTACCGCGACACCTCCAACAGCCTGCTGGAGCCGGTGGAAGGCGAGAACTACGAGATCGGCATCAAGGGCGAGTACTTCGGCGGTGCGCTGAACACCAGTTTCTCGGTGTTCGAGGTCATGCAGCGCAACCGGGGCACCCAGGTCGACGACCAGACCACCTGCGCCAGCTACCCGACCACCACCTGCTACGAGGCGGCCGGCAAGGTGCGTACCCAGGGTATCGACATGGAGATCAGCGGCGCGCTGACGCCCAACTGGCAACTGTCGGCGGGCTACACCTTCTCCCAGGCCCGCTACCGTACGGCCCAGGGCAATTTCCAGCGCGGGGACAACTTCGACACCGACCTGCCGAGCCATCAGTTCAAACTGGCGACCATGTACAAGCTGCCCGGCGAGCTGGAGCGCTGGCGTGTAGGCGGCAGCTTCTACTCGCAGAGTTCGATCTACAACAAGGGCACCACTGCGGGCGTGCAGTACCAGATCGACCAGCCGTCCTACTACGTGGTCGACCTGATGGCCGGCTTCCAGGCCACCAAGCAGCTGGATCTGCGCTTCGCGCTGAACAACGTGTTCGACAAGAAGTACTACCAGACCATCTCGCAGAACACCTCCAGCTGGCCAACGGCGTTCTACGGCGACCCACGCAACTTCCAGGTCACCGCCAGCTACGAGTTCTGA